The window TTGATCTCCTTGTTCTATTTGTTGGCTGAGTGAATCTTTAGTCAGGTAAAGCAATACTTTTTTCTCTACCGGGAATATGCCCGAAGAATCCTGTCTTGTCATTATCGTAACAGGGCATAATATGCTGTGTTCTTTCTCTTTTGGCTTTTCCGTGAGAAGAACTTTGTAAATACTCTTTTCCGCAGGCCACCGGTAGTGCACGGAAGATAAATGCCATTCCGTTATTCCTGTGCCGATTGTGAATAGCAGCAGGTAAATGCAGACTCCCGTAAGCCATCTGAATGTGTATTTTTTGAGAAGATGGTAAAGAATAAAGGCGAAAACAGATAAAAAACAAAGTATGGTCATACCAAATTCTACCCATCCTGTTTCATGAAGAAATGAATGACTAAAACATATCCCGAGTATCAAGGGTACAAGAAATCGGACAAAGGGATATTTGTGCAGTTGTAGAGGAGGCTGCACAGTAAGTTTATAATGTTTTCATCTGGTGAATAGTTTCTTCGGGTGAAGGTGTGCTAAAGATGGCATTGCCTGCTACCAGTACGTCGGCACCAGCTTCCAGCAGCAGTGGGGCAGTTTTCATATTTACACCGCCATCCACTTCAATCAGTGCTTTTGATCCGGTTTCGTCTATTAACATTCTGAGTTCTTTTACTTTTTCCACCGAATGTTCAATGAACTTCTGTCCTCCAAATCCGGGGTTTACACTCATGATCAGCACCAGATATACTTCCTTGATAATATCTTTCAGCAGAAAGACCGGAGTGGAAGGGTTGATGGTTACGGCCGGCTCCATTCCAGCTTCGCGGATTTGCTGGATTACCCGGTGAAGATGCGGGCAAGCTTCATAGTGCACATTCATAATCTTTGCCCCAGTAGCCTTTACTGCCGGAATAAATTTTTCAGGGTTCACGATCATCAAATGTACATCAAGCGGCTTTTTACAAATTTTGCTGATTGCTTTAATAACGGGAAATCCAAAGGAGATATTCGGAACAAATACACCGTCCATAATGTCAAGATGCAGCCAGTCGGCTTCGCTTCGGTTAATCATTTCAATATCATCTGCCAGATTAGCAAAGTTGGCAGCAAGCAGTGATGGGGATATTTTGTGTTTCATGACTCTTTTGCTGTATGTTTTGGTTTGCAAAAATAAACAAAATAATTGAACTGAGTTTTTTTATTCGGGCTTCTTTTATTTATTGGCAGGTGGTAATTGTTTCCTTGTACAAAAGAATGCAATCTTCTGTACAAAACAACAAATTTTCCTGTACAGAAAAATATATTCTTTTGTACAGGAGAATTAAAATATATAACGGGTCATCCGAGGATGATTCCTTGCAAACCTTCAGGCATTGACGGCTCAACATGATAATTACGAGCAAACAACTTCAGAAAAGTTACTGTCCCAGCGCTTGGGCACAGTGCGTTTTTCTCTTTGTTAACCTGTTTTCTCCTTTTCTGTTGAGTGATAGTTTGAGTAGAATTACTTTTCATAGGCATACTAGTTTCTCTGTTTTTTATAGAAACGCAAAAAACAAAACTTTAGTATTCCTATGAAATAAATATTTTAATCGAGGGTCAGAATTACATCTTTTTCTTCTGCCATGCGGCGGAGATTTAGGATGGCATAACGCATTCTTCCCAAAGCAGTATTAATACTTACTCCTGTTACTTCAGCAATCTCTTTGAAACTAAGATCC of the uncultured Bacteroides sp. genome contains:
- the rpe gene encoding ribulose-phosphate 3-epimerase, translating into MKHKISPSLLAANFANLADDIEMINRSEADWLHLDIMDGVFVPNISFGFPVIKAISKICKKPLDVHLMIVNPEKFIPAVKATGAKIMNVHYEACPHLHRVIQQIREAGMEPAVTINPSTPVFLLKDIIKEVYLVLIMSVNPGFGGQKFIEHSVEKVKELRMLIDETGSKALIEVDGGVNMKTAPLLLEAGADVLVAGNAIFSTPSPEETIHQMKTL